One genomic region from Candidatus Cloacimonadota bacterium encodes:
- a CDS encoding ferritin has translation MISKKMAAAINEQINRELFSEYLYISMQAWFADQNLDGMANWMDAQGKEERFHAMKFFNYLLERGAKVKLKAIAEPTIEFDNPLKAFKMALDHERFISKSINDLMDLAIKENDHATRSFLQWYIDEQVEEEASVDRIVNMLKMVGEQGHGIMMIDRELAQRVYTPESE, from the coding sequence ATGATTAGCAAAAAAATGGCTGCTGCCATAAATGAACAAATAAATCGGGAGCTTTTTTCCGAATACCTTTATATTTCGATGCAAGCATGGTTTGCAGATCAAAACCTTGATGGAATGGCAAATTGGATGGACGCTCAAGGGAAAGAAGAGCGTTTTCATGCGATGAAATTCTTCAACTATCTGCTGGAACGTGGAGCAAAAGTAAAACTAAAAGCTATTGCCGAGCCTACAATAGAGTTTGATAACCCCTTGAAGGCATTTAAGATGGCACTTGACCATGAGCGCTTTATTTCCAAAAGCATAAATGACCTAATGGACCTTGCCATCAAAGAAAACGATCACGCTACCCGTAGCTTTTTACAATGGTATATAGACGAACAAGTTGAAGAGGAAGCATCCGTAGATAGAATCGTGAATATGCTAAAAATGGTTGGCGAGCAAGGTCATGGCATCATGATGATCGATCGTGAATTAGCACAGCGTGTTTACACACCAGAATCTGAGTAA
- a CDS encoding diguanylate cyclase, which yields MIKWKIEDLYSKIFDSTVVAIGITDMNGRYLAVNNAWCKLLGYTSEEAKKMCVNDVTPPEDIDSSTTNMYRLITGEMPGIRLNRRYMRKDGLYFWADLHVSPITNNEHQIVGLVGIFVDIDRQVKAEENLQQLNNQLINANTELQRAMEDLSKLARIDPLTQLYNRRVLNEILENELQRSIRNKRGFAVAMADLDNFKRINDSYGHEVGDLALMEMAKILRKEIRTTDFVGRWGGEEFLFIFTETTCQGALIVIERIRQTVENVQIPVKDIKIGFTVSIGLSYHSGGEGGNAIVEEADKALYRAKVSGKNRCEFFQNNC from the coding sequence GTGATTAAGTGGAAAATTGAAGACCTTTATAGCAAAATTTTTGATTCTACGGTAGTAGCAATTGGAATAACCGATATGAACGGGAGATATCTTGCAGTAAACAACGCTTGGTGTAAGCTATTAGGATACACTTCCGAAGAAGCCAAAAAGATGTGCGTTAACGATGTTACACCTCCCGAAGACATAGATTCCAGCACCACTAATATGTATCGACTAATAACCGGAGAAATGCCGGGAATTCGTTTAAACAGGAGATACATGCGCAAAGATGGTTTATATTTCTGGGCAGATTTGCATGTTTCACCAATAACTAATAATGAACACCAGATTGTTGGTTTAGTAGGGATTTTTGTAGATATAGATCGTCAGGTGAAAGCCGAAGAAAACCTACAACAGCTTAATAATCAATTAATTAACGCCAATACAGAATTGCAACGTGCTATGGAAGATCTCAGCAAATTGGCACGCATAGACCCGCTTACACAATTATATAATCGGCGCGTACTAAACGAGATTTTGGAAAATGAGCTTCAGCGTTCTATTCGTAATAAACGCGGCTTTGCCGTTGCCATGGCAGATCTTGATAATTTTAAAAGGATTAATGATTCTTATGGGCATGAAGTGGGAGATTTGGCTTTAATGGAGATGGCAAAAATCCTCCGCAAAGAAATCCGCACAACAGACTTTGTGGGTCGATGGGGAGGTGAGGAATTCCTGTTCATCTTTACGGAAACAACCTGTCAAGGTGCATTGATAGTAATTGAGCGTATTCGACAAACCGTAGAAAATGTTCAGATTCCGGTAAAAGATATAAAGATTGGCTTTACGGTTAGTATCGGACTCTCCTATCATAGTGGTGGAGAAGGTGGTAACGCTATAGTAGAGGAAGCAGACAAGGCATTGTATAGAGCTAAAGTTAGTGGAAAAAATCGGTGTGAATTCTTTCAGAATAATTGCTGA
- the rplU gene encoding 50S ribosomal protein L21, whose protein sequence is MMYAIVDIKGFQFRAEKNAVLRVPLLNTAEPGQSIEFDRVLLLRKDDEVIVGTPVVEGAAIVAEVIEHGKGKKKVIYHHKRRKGYRVKKGYREQFTEIKVTDIRA, encoded by the coding sequence ATGATGTACGCCATCGTAGATATTAAAGGATTTCAGTTTAGGGCTGAAAAAAACGCAGTACTTCGCGTTCCCTTGCTGAATACGGCAGAGCCTGGCCAGAGCATTGAGTTCGACCGTGTATTGTTGCTTCGTAAAGATGACGAAGTAATAGTGGGCACTCCCGTAGTCGAAGGCGCCGCGATCGTAGCAGAAGTTATCGAACACGGTAAAGGTAAGAAGAAGGTAATTTATCATCACAAACGCCGCAAAGGCTATCGTGTTAAAAAAGGTTACCGTGAGCAATTCACCGAAATTAAAGTTACCGATATTCGGGCTTAA
- the rpmA gene encoding 50S ribosomal protein L27 — translation MAHKKGVGSSRNGRDSNPKYRGVKKHAMEFVTAGNIIVRQKGTKIHPGANVGIGRDFTIFSLVDGHVKFVTKKAGKKFVSVEPLSE, via the coding sequence ATGGCACATAAAAAAGGTGTTGGAAGCAGCCGTAACGGTCGTGATAGCAATCCCAAATATCGTGGTGTAAAGAAACACGCTATGGAATTTGTAACCGCCGGCAATATCATTGTGCGCCAGAAAGGCACCAAGATTCATCCCGGAGCCAATGTAGGCATTGGTAGAGATTTCACAATATTCAGTCTTGTAGATGGTCACGTAAAATTCGTAACCAAAAAGGCTGGAAAGAAATTTGTAAGCGTAGAACCCCTCAGCGAATAA
- a CDS encoding ABC transporter substrate-binding protein, whose protein sequence is MSKLYLFVLYLFVSLAVVSCGSKEKPVLRIGMNVEFPPFSSIVDSAYVGVDVDLSHKIAQKLEMPYEIINMEFNTLIQALKSDKIDIIISAMSITDLRSRQVEFTQPYYLAHLVLIAGEKSPQMPVDEKDIGKYKIGVLHGSTAHEYLFRGFVDKDILPSNNLVLYAQNTEAIEALIAGEIDFVVNDSSAAKGFGQTYPVRIGLQLNTKEEYAIAMPRDGKYNEKINNALQDIIDSGELNSILATHIAE, encoded by the coding sequence ATGAGTAAATTATATCTATTTGTCTTATATCTTTTTGTGTCCCTTGCTGTAGTCTCTTGTGGTTCCAAAGAAAAGCCAGTACTCCGCATTGGGATGAATGTGGAATTTCCCCCGTTTTCATCTATCGTAGATAGTGCCTATGTAGGGGTTGATGTTGATCTTAGCCACAAGATTGCACAGAAATTGGAAATGCCTTATGAGATAATCAATATGGAGTTTAACACTCTCATTCAAGCCCTCAAATCCGATAAAATCGATATTATCATATCTGCCATGTCGATAACAGATTTACGCTCTCGACAAGTTGAGTTTACTCAACCATATTATCTGGCTCATTTAGTGCTGATTGCAGGGGAAAAGAGTCCCCAAATGCCCGTAGATGAAAAAGATATCGGTAAGTATAAAATTGGTGTACTACATGGTAGCACTGCTCATGAATACTTGTTTAGAGGTTTTGTAGATAAAGACATCCTGCCCTCCAACAACCTTGTACTGTATGCCCAAAATACCGAAGCTATCGAAGCTCTCATAGCAGGCGAAATTGATTTTGTAGTAAATGACAGTAGCGCCGCTAAGGGATTTGGGCAAACATATCCCGTTAGAATTGGGCTTCAATTAAACACCAAAGAAGAGTATGCCATTGCCATGCCTCGTGATGGAAAATACAACGAAAAAATAAATAATGCCTTGCAGGATATTATAGATAGCGGAGAGTTGAATTCGATATTAGCCACTCACATTGCTGAATGA